TTAACCTGCACAACCGGGCACGGCCCCAGCTCCAGCACCGTAACCGGCACCGCGTCGCCGTTCTCGGCGAACACCTGGGTCATCCCCACTTTCCTGCCTATAAGTCCTTTCATTGTCCTAGCGCTCCCGGCCTACAGCTTTATCTCGATGTCCACGCCAGCCGAAAGGTCCAGCTTCATCAGGGCGTCCACCGTGTTGGGCGAAGGCTCCACGATGTCGATAATGCGCTTATGTGTGCGCATCTCGAACTGCTCGCGGGACTTCTTGTCCACATGCGGAGACCGCAGAACCGTCCATCGGTTGCGGCTTGTCGGCATGGGTATGGGGCCGATAACGCGCGCGCCGGAGCGGCGCACGGTCTCGACTATTTCTTTCACGCTCTGGTCGAGCACCCTGTGGTCGTAAGCCTTCAACCTGATCCTGATTTTCTGGCCAGCGGATAACGTAGTCATTTCCTTTAAATCCTATTCTTACTCCGAAATCTCGGTGATAACGCCCGCGCCCACGGTCCTGCCGCCCTCGCGGATGGCGAACCGGAGCTCCTTCTCCATCGCTATGGGGGTGATCAGCTCCACCGCCAGCGTAACGTTGTCTCCGGGCATCACCATCTCTACGCCTTCAGGCAACGTGGCGACACCTGTCACGTCCGTCGTCCTGAAATAAAACTGCGGCCGGTATCCG
Above is a genomic segment from Nitrospinota bacterium containing:
- the tuf gene encoding elongation factor Tu (EF-Tu; promotes GTP-dependent binding of aminoacyl-tRNA to the A-site of ribosomes during protein biosynthesis; when the tRNA anticodon matches the mRNA codon, GTP hydrolysis results; the inactive EF-Tu-GDP leaves the ribosome and release of GDP is promoted by elongation factor Ts; many prokaryotes have two copies of the gene encoding EF-Tu) — protein: GYRPQFYFRTTDVTGVATLPEGVEMVMPGDNVTLAVELITPIAMEKELRFAIREGGRTVGAGVITEISE
- the rpsJ gene encoding 30S ribosomal protein S10, with amino-acid sequence MTTLSAGQKIRIRLKAYDHRVLDQSVKEIVETVRRSGARVIGPIPMPTSRNRWTVLRSPHVDKKSREQFEMRTHKRIIDIVEPSPNTVDALMKLDLSAGVDIEIKL